The window CGCGACGGGAGCCGGCTGCGCCGGCGTGGCGGCCGCCCGCGCGGCGACGGCACGCCGCACGCCCTCGGACAGCCGCGCATGCCCGGCCAGGCGCTCGCGCGCCACCCGGCACTCCGCGTCGCTGAGCGGGCGCGGCGGGGTCTGCGCGGTCGCGGGCGTCACGGCAGTCACTCCTAGCACGATCAGGACCACGAGCGGGCGCGGCCGCCATCTCTCCATGGGATGTCTCCTCAGGGTGTGCTCGGCGCCGTCATGTCTTCCAGATCTTCAACGCGCCCGCTCCCCATCCGGTTCCACGGCGCAGTACGCCGAGATCCCCTTTCCGCGTTCACCGGAGCTGCGACGGGCAATGGAGATCGAGGAGGTGACGATGGACGGCATGAGGATATCGCTGACGAAGGGCGCGCCGGTCTTTCGGAAGGCGCCGCCGATCCTTACGGCAACGGCGAGATCGACGACGTCGCCACGCACGGCGAACTCCCGGAACCCCTTCCACACTGCGACCGCTCGTCCTTCCGCGCACCCGGCGCTGGCAGGATTATAGGGTGGAATCGTCACCGACTCAAGAGCACCGGGGTGGACACATCGCCCTCTCCGAGCGCGCGTTGCCGCTCGCGTGGCGCGTCGCCCGGGTGCCACTGGGGCGTTCGGGGGATTGCCGGGGGTCCCCGCGTGGCATAGAGTGCCTGTGTGCGGGCACATCGATGAGCCGCAAGCTCCTGGTTGGCATCGCCGTCCTCGTCCTGCTGGGGGCCCTCTCCTACGGGGCCCGCGCGTGGTACGACTCGCTCTCCAGCATCTCCACCGATGACGCCTATGTCGAGGGCGCC is drawn from Candidatus Rokuibacteriota bacterium and contains these coding sequences:
- a CDS encoding MscL family protein; its protein translation is MWKGFREFAVRGDVVDLAVAVRIGGAFRKTGAPFVSDILMPSIVTSSISIARRSSGERGKGISAYCAVEPDGERAR